The nucleotide sequence GGAGTACTGGCGCCTCGCCGACCGCATCTTCGACTGGACCGCGGAGGGCTTCGACGGCCCGAACATGATCCTCGACGACGGCGGCGACGCGACCCTCCTCGTGCACAAGGGCGTCGAGTTCGAGAAGACGGGTTCGGTTCCGGATGCTGCGCCCGACGACTCCGCCGAGTACCGCATCGTCCTCGAGACCCTGCGTGCCAGCGTCTCTCGCGACCCGCAGCGCTTCACGCGCATGGCGGAGGGCCTTCTCGGGGTGACGGAGGAGACCACCACGGGCGTCCACCGACTCTACGAGCTCGCGGCATCCGGCGATCTGCTGTTCCCCGCGATCAACGTCAACGACTCGGTGACGAAGTCGAAGTTCGACAACAAGTACGGCATACGCCACTCGCTGCCGGACGGCATCAATCGGGCCACCGACGTGCTGATGGGCGGCAAGGTCGCCTTCGTGTGCGGTTACGGCGACGTGGGCAAGGGCGCGGCCGAGGCCCTGCGCGGCCAGGGCGCGCGCGTCATCGTCAGTGAGGTCGACCCGATCTGCGCGCTGCAGGCCGCGATGGACGGGTACCAGGTCGCGCGTCTCGACGACGTCGCCGACCAGGTCGACATCGTCATCACGGGCACCGGCAACAAGGACGTCGTGACCGTCGACCACCTGCTGAAGCTCAAGCACCTCGCGATCGTCGGCAACGTCGGCCACTTCGACAACGAGATCGACATGACGGGCCTCGAGTCGCTCGCGGGCGTGGAGAAGGTCGAGATCAAGCCCCAGGTGCACGAGTGGCGCCTGCCGACCGGGCGCAGCGTGCTGGTGCTGAGCGAGGGCCGGCTGCTGAATCTCGGCAACGCGACGGGGCATCCGTCGTTCGTCATGAGCGCCTCGTTCACGAACCAGGTGCTCGCACAGATCGAGCTGTTCACCAAGCGCGACGAGTACCCGACCGCCGTGTACGTGCTGCCGAAGCACCTGGATGAGAAGGTCGCGCGCCTTCACCTCGACGCGCTCGGCGTGCAGCTCACCGAGCTGACCCCCGACCAGGCGTCGTACATCGGCGTGCCGGTCGAGGGCCCGTACAAGCTGGATCACTACCGCTACTGACCGCGGGCGCGGTCGCGCTGGGCGCCCGCGTCCTCCCGCGAGACAGCAACCGGGCGACGAGACAGCGGTCGCAAAGCGCAGTCTCGGGGCTCCCGCTGCTGTCTCGCGAGGACAGGGAGCGGCGGGGCTCAGCGCTCGGGGAAGCCGCGCGGCGGGGCCGACACCGGGCCCGCCAGTGCATCCGCGCGTGCGGTCTCGAGCCGCAACGCGCGTAGCTCGCGCTCCCGGCGCACGGCGACGACCCCGATGAGGAAGGTCTCGGGATCGACGGACGGCACCGGTGAGACGTGCTCGGCGGCTTCGCGGGCGAGGGATGCTGCGACCCGCGCGCGTGCGGTGGGCTCCATGCTCGGCGCCGACCTGGCGAACTGAGCCAGACGCCGCGAGAGGCGCTCGGGGAGTCGTGCGACGTCCGCGACGGCCGCCCACTCGGCCAGCACCGGCGGGATGCCGAGCTGCGGGTCGGGCAGGCGCGGCGTGCGCGTGCGCTCGGAGTAGGTGCCGGCGAGCAGGTCGCCGAGGCGCTGCGACCGGGGGGTGAAGGCGCCGACGAGCGCGGCGACGGCGCCCAGCGTGAACCACAGTTCGAAGACGCCGACGAGGGCGCGGATGAACGCGTGCCGGAAGCCCGAGGCTCCGCCGTCGGTGCGCACGATGCGCCCGCCCACGGCGAGCTTGCCGAGGCTGCGCCCGCGAGCGGAGGTCTCGACGACGGTCGGGATCACGACCATGACGAGCACGAGCAGCACGATCGTGAGGATCGGCATCACCGCCTCGTCCACGGCGCCGATCCCGGTGAGCCAGGTGAGGCCCCACACCAGCAGCAGGAACACCACGACGCCGAGGATCATGTCGATGATCACCCCGAGCGCCCGCATGAAGAACCCGAGCGGCTGCACATCCAGCGCGACGGCCTCGCCGGTGAGCACCTCGTCCTGGTGGATGTCGACGATCGAGGGCTCTACGGCGGGCATGGCTACAGTAAAGCGCATGGATCTCGACGCGCTGACCGCCGCTCGGCGCGAGGAATGGGCGCGGCTCGACGAGCTCAGCCGCGCCCGCCACCTCTCGGGCGCCGAGGTGGACGAGCTCGTCACGCGATATCGCGCGGCCTCCGCCGACCTCGCCGACGCGAAGACGTCCGCGGGCCGCAGCATCCAAGGAGATCACGTCTCGACCATGCTGGGCCGCGCCCGGCTGCGGCTGACGGGTGCACCCGAGAACGCGATGCGGCAGATCCCGCGTTTCTTCGCGCTGCAGCTGCCGGCGGCGCTGTACCGCGTGCGGTGGACGACGCTCGCGATCGCGGTCGGGTTCGTCATCGTGATGGTCGTCGTCGCGCTGTGGGTATCGGGCGACCCCGCGCTGATCGCGAGCCTCGGCAGCCGGGCACAGCTCGAGCAGTACGCCGAGAACCAGTTCACCGACTACTACAGCGAGAACCCTGCGGCCGTGTTCGCCGGGACGGTGTGGACGAACAACGCCTGGATCGCGGCGCAATGCGTGCTGTTCGGCATCACCGGCGTCTGGCCGATCATGGTGCTGGTGCAGAACGCCGTCGGCGTGGGAACCGCGGCCGCGGTGATGGCGGCGTTCGACCGTGGCGACGTGTTCGTGCTCTACATCCTCCCGCACGGCCTGCTCGAGCTCACCTGCATCTTCGTGGCGGGCGCCGCGGGTCTGCAGATCTTCTGGGCATGGGTGGCTCCCGGGCCACGCTCGCGCGGCGAGGCCCTCGCCGCGGCGGGTCGCTCCCTCGCGACGATTGCGATCGGGCTGGTGATCGCCCTCGGCGTCTCGGGGGTCATCGAGGGTTTCGTGACGGCGCAGCCGTGGCCATGGCCGGTCAAGATCGGCATCGGCGCGGTGGCGCTGGCCCTGTTCCTCGTGTACATGCTCGTGGTCGGGCGCCGCGCGCACCGGCTGGGGGAGACCGGAGATCTCACCGAGTACGAGGCCGGCACGCCGACCCTCGTCGCCGGATGAGTTCGTGGGACGGATGCTGCATACCACTGTTTTGAATCACTCAAAACAACGCTAGGCTCGGGGTATGGCCCCGCACACCCGCATCGACGCGCACGCCGTCGACACGGTG is from Microbacterium sp. LWH3-1.2 and encodes:
- the ahcY gene encoding adenosylhomocysteinase; this encodes MPTSTPVAAPADSTATESREGFEFEVADLALAEAGRHQLRLAENEMPGLMALREEFGVAQPLKGARIAGSLHMTVQTAVLIETLVALGAQVRWASCNIFSTQDEAAAAVVVGPTGTVDAPAGVPVFAWKGETLEEYWRLADRIFDWTAEGFDGPNMILDDGGDATLLVHKGVEFEKTGSVPDAAPDDSAEYRIVLETLRASVSRDPQRFTRMAEGLLGVTEETTTGVHRLYELAASGDLLFPAINVNDSVTKSKFDNKYGIRHSLPDGINRATDVLMGGKVAFVCGYGDVGKGAAEALRGQGARVIVSEVDPICALQAAMDGYQVARLDDVADQVDIVITGTGNKDVVTVDHLLKLKHLAIVGNVGHFDNEIDMTGLESLAGVEKVEIKPQVHEWRLPTGRSVLVLSEGRLLNLGNATGHPSFVMSASFTNQVLAQIELFTKRDEYPTAVYVLPKHLDEKVARLHLDALGVQLTELTPDQASYIGVPVEGPYKLDHYRY
- a CDS encoding RDD family protein, translating into MPAVEPSIVDIHQDEVLTGEAVALDVQPLGFFMRALGVIIDMILGVVVFLLLVWGLTWLTGIGAVDEAVMPILTIVLLVLVMVVIPTVVETSARGRSLGKLAVGGRIVRTDGGASGFRHAFIRALVGVFELWFTLGAVAALVGAFTPRSQRLGDLLAGTYSERTRTPRLPDPQLGIPPVLAEWAAVADVARLPERLSRRLAQFARSAPSMEPTARARVAASLAREAAEHVSPVPSVDPETFLIGVVAVRRERELRALRLETARADALAGPVSAPPRGFPER
- a CDS encoding stage II sporulation protein M: MDLDALTAARREEWARLDELSRARHLSGAEVDELVTRYRAASADLADAKTSAGRSIQGDHVSTMLGRARLRLTGAPENAMRQIPRFFALQLPAALYRVRWTTLAIAVGFVIVMVVVALWVSGDPALIASLGSRAQLEQYAENQFTDYYSENPAAVFAGTVWTNNAWIAAQCVLFGITGVWPIMVLVQNAVGVGTAAAVMAAFDRGDVFVLYILPHGLLELTCIFVAGAAGLQIFWAWVAPGPRSRGEALAAAGRSLATIAIGLVIALGVSGVIEGFVTAQPWPWPVKIGIGAVALALFLVYMLVVGRRAHRLGETGDLTEYEAGTPTLVAG